One window from the genome of Armatimonadota bacterium encodes:
- a CDS encoding GTP-binding protein yields MTTVEPKTAEGGHEVLRISTAGSVDDGKSTLIGRLLFDSKAIPDDQYEAILRVSDGEDINLALLTDGLRAEREQQITIDVAYRYFSTAKRRFIIADTPGHAQYTRNMVTGASTADLALILVDARKGLLNQSRRHAVIAALLRVPRVVVAVNKMDLVGFEESVFRQIESEFRTFLAGMSDQTVDFVPISALQGDNVVERSRNMPWYGGPAILEYLETVPLEADPSHGLFRLPVQCVIRPDQNFRGFAGRITGGEISVGAEVKVARNGLRSRVRSVETADGSLTSARVGDSVILTLEDEIDVSRGDTLVRVEHSIDSTQAFEATICWMGEQPLKLDRPYIVAHSTREAAGQVRAIDYRLDIETLERVGAETLELNEIGRVAITTSRPLFLDTYQDNRATGGFILIDPAVNVPVAAGMITRTQVDVDAGLRESVVQKGLIVGLEGSVSIAVELEAHLREAGYRTVRLGADLFDGSGLDFETEVWNVAQVLSRQGAIVIVLAKGGDVQIILTDDALPEDELGTLYARSGDVDGADLAHRLEPYLVGTG; encoded by the coding sequence ATGACGACCGTAGAACCAAAAACCGCCGAAGGCGGACACGAGGTCTTGCGCATCTCGACGGCGGGAAGCGTGGACGATGGGAAGAGCACGCTGATCGGGCGGTTGCTTTTCGACTCGAAGGCGATTCCCGACGACCAGTACGAGGCGATCCTGCGGGTGAGCGATGGGGAGGATATTAACCTCGCTCTGCTGACCGACGGGCTTCGTGCCGAGCGGGAACAGCAGATCACCATCGACGTGGCCTATCGCTATTTTTCGACGGCGAAGCGGCGATTCATCATCGCGGACACGCCGGGGCACGCTCAATACACGCGTAACATGGTGACCGGCGCCTCGACGGCGGACCTCGCCCTGATTCTTGTGGATGCCCGAAAGGGCCTGCTGAATCAGTCTCGCCGCCACGCGGTCATCGCGGCTTTGCTGCGGGTGCCGAGGGTCGTGGTCGCGGTGAACAAGATGGACCTGGTGGGGTTTGAGGAGAGCGTTTTTCGCCAAATCGAGTCTGAGTTTCGAACCTTTTTGGCCGGGATGAGCGACCAGACGGTGGACTTCGTGCCGATTTCGGCCCTGCAGGGCGATAACGTGGTCGAACGGAGCCGGAATATGCCTTGGTACGGCGGACCGGCAATCCTCGAGTACCTCGAGACCGTTCCGCTTGAAGCCGACCCCTCGCATGGGCTCTTTCGGCTGCCGGTTCAATGCGTGATCCGGCCCGACCAGAACTTTCGCGGCTTTGCCGGGAGGATTACGGGCGGGGAGATCAGCGTCGGTGCGGAGGTGAAGGTGGCCCGAAACGGTCTTCGTTCCCGAGTTCGTTCGGTCGAGACGGCCGATGGCTCACTCACGTCGGCTCGGGTCGGCGACTCGGTGATCCTGACGCTGGAGGACGAGATCGATGTGAGCCGGGGCGATACGCTGGTCCGGGTTGAGCATTCCATCGATTCGACTCAAGCGTTTGAGGCGACGATCTGCTGGATGGGCGAGCAACCGCTGAAGCTCGACCGACCTTACATCGTGGCGCATTCGACTCGGGAAGCGGCGGGCCAAGTGCGGGCGATCGACTATCGGCTAGATATCGAAACGCTGGAGCGGGTCGGGGCGGAAACGCTGGAACTCAACGAGATCGGACGCGTGGCGATCACGACGTCTCGACCGCTGTTTTTGGACACGTATCAGGACAATCGGGCGACGGGCGGGTTTATTCTCATCGACCCGGCGGTCAACGTGCCGGTTGCGGCGGGAATGATCACGCGGACCCAGGTAGACGTTGACGCGGGACTGCGCGAATCGGTGGTTCAAAAAGGTCTGATCGTTGGGCTAGAAGGCTCGGTTTCAATCGCGGTTGAGCTGGAAGCACACCTGAGGGAGGCGGGATATCGGACGGTACGCCTCGGCGCCGATCTGTTCGATGGGTCGGGCCTCGACTTCGAGACTGAGGTTTGGAACGTCGCGCAGGTGCTAAGCCGCCAGGGCGCGATCGTGATTGTGCTGGCCAAGGGCGGTGATGTGCAGATCATTCTGACCGACGACGCCTTGCCGGAAGACGAGCTGGGCACGCTATACGCGAGGTCGGGTGACGTGGACGGGGCGGATTTGGCGCACCGCCTGGAGCCCTATCTGGTGGGCACCGGATAG
- a CDS encoding 4Fe-4S dicluster domain-containing protein encodes MPYVVLEPCIGVKDKSCVTVCPVDCIYEGEDMVYINPEECIDCGLCESECPVNAIMIDSEVPENWRHYIDLNRENGYKRD; translated from the coding sequence ATGCCCTACGTCGTTTTAGAACCCTGCATCGGAGTCAAGGATAAGTCCTGCGTCACGGTCTGCCCCGTCGACTGCATTTACGAAGGGGAGGACATGGTTTACATCAACCCCGAGGAGTGCATCGACTGCGGACTTTGCGAGTCGGAGTGCCCGGTCAACGCCATCATGATCGACAGCGAAGTGCCCGAGAACTGGCGGCACTACATCGATCTCAACCGTGAGAACGGCTACAAACGTGACTGA
- the cobA gene encoding uroporphyrinogen-III C-methyltransferase, with amino-acid sequence MSGHVYLVGAGPGDPGLITVRGADALRRAEVVLYDRLVNPELLDYAPREAVCEYVGKELGARNINRQESINERLIAWARKGKTVVRLKGGDPFVFGRGGEEALALAAEGLSFTVVPGVSSAIAAPASAGIPVSHRGVASAFAVFAGREGQKSGLEENNWRAAALIPTAVFLMGVERLPVIVENLIRYGRSPKTPVAIVSQGTLPEQEVVVGTLETIVDLAKEVRPPATVVVGDTVGIRERLASASTAKNDLLRELSRELCHAGDARW; translated from the coding sequence ATGAGCGGCCACGTGTACCTCGTCGGCGCCGGTCCCGGCGATCCCGGACTGATCACGGTTCGCGGGGCGGACGCTCTGCGACGGGCCGAGGTGGTTCTTTATGACCGGCTGGTGAATCCAGAGTTGCTGGACTACGCGCCGCGAGAGGCGGTCTGCGAGTACGTCGGCAAAGAGCTTGGCGCAAGAAACATCAATCGGCAGGAGTCGATCAACGAGCGCCTCATCGCTTGGGCCCGGAAAGGGAAAACGGTCGTCCGTCTGAAAGGTGGCGATCCGTTTGTGTTCGGACGCGGCGGCGAGGAAGCGCTGGCCCTGGCGGCGGAAGGTCTTTCGTTTACGGTGGTACCGGGCGTGAGCTCGGCGATCGCGGCTCCGGCAAGCGCAGGCATTCCGGTCAGCCATCGCGGAGTGGCGAGCGCGTTTGCGGTTTTTGCCGGTCGGGAAGGTCAGAAAAGCGGCCTGGAGGAGAACAACTGGCGGGCGGCGGCGCTGATTCCGACGGCGGTGTTCCTGATGGGCGTCGAGCGGCTGCCCGTGATCGTGGAGAACTTGATTCGCTACGGGCGGTCGCCCAAAACGCCGGTTGCCATCGTTTCGCAAGGGACTTTGCCCGAGCAAGAAGTGGTCGTCGGCACTTTGGAGACCATCGTCGATTTAGCGAAGGAGGTTCGCCCTCCCGCTACCGTCGTGGTAGGCGATACCGTCGGCATTCGAGAGCGACTGGCGTCGGCATCGACGGCCAAAAACGACCTCCTACGCGAGCTGTCAAGGGAGCTTTGCCATGCGGGAGATGCCCGATGGTGA
- a CDS encoding nitrite/sulfite reductase → MNDAERIKKEKDGLDVWEDIVRYSKTGFDSIDPDDFLRMRWYGLYQQKPNVGHFMLRVKIPGGIITSPQAKVIGEIANIYARGITDITTRQNFQFHWLTVEDIPDIFARLDSVGITSSGACGDIPRNVTGCPVAGIDPHEVFDAQPYVEAVHQFFLDNKDFSDLPRKYKLAVSGCPENCAQPEINDIAATGVRRELPNGEFENGFHIRVGGGLSSRPFFAQQMNMFVPCDKLVDVFRAATEVFRDYGNRENRKKARIKFLVAEWGIEKFEEEVRARLDWSPDPALNVLDPRKNFRDHVGVHEQKQAGLFWVGAVVLTGRMTGDQLIEAGRLAEEYGNGILRTTNQQNLIFSDIPEARLEAFLTELEAAGLYHRVSSIRRAAVACTGNEFCNLALTETKNLLIEIVKHLDETVSLDEPLRINLNGCPNSCGQHHIGDIGLQGCLVKQGTDKVDGYDISLGGRLGRDSKFVRPIWRKVPATQVKYAIEHLINGYLDQREIDEDFSGFVDRNSDDDLAALMQVPFAEGVDTPVQVGVQEE, encoded by the coding sequence ATGAACGACGCAGAACGCATTAAGAAAGAAAAAGACGGTCTCGATGTCTGGGAAGACATCGTTCGCTACTCCAAAACTGGGTTCGATTCCATCGATCCCGACGACTTCCTGCGCATGCGTTGGTACGGGCTGTACCAACAGAAGCCGAACGTTGGCCACTTCATGCTTCGAGTCAAGATTCCGGGGGGCATCATCACGAGCCCTCAGGCGAAGGTGATCGGCGAGATCGCGAACATCTATGCGCGGGGTATCACGGATATCACCACGCGGCAGAACTTCCAGTTCCACTGGCTGACGGTCGAGGACATTCCCGACATCTTTGCTCGTCTCGATTCGGTCGGAATCACCTCGTCGGGCGCTTGCGGCGATATTCCGCGCAACGTGACCGGCTGTCCGGTGGCGGGCATCGACCCCCACGAAGTGTTCGACGCCCAGCCGTATGTCGAGGCCGTACACCAGTTCTTCTTAGACAACAAGGACTTCTCCGACCTGCCGCGAAAGTACAAGCTGGCGGTTTCGGGATGCCCCGAGAACTGCGCGCAGCCGGAGATCAACGACATCGCCGCGACCGGCGTCCGCCGCGAACTTCCGAACGGCGAGTTCGAAAACGGGTTCCACATTCGGGTGGGCGGCGGACTGTCTTCGCGGCCCTTCTTTGCCCAGCAGATGAATATGTTTGTGCCGTGCGACAAACTGGTCGACGTTTTTCGGGCGGCGACCGAAGTCTTCCGCGACTATGGGAACCGCGAGAATCGCAAGAAGGCACGCATCAAGTTCCTCGTCGCCGAATGGGGCATCGAGAAGTTCGAGGAAGAAGTGCGGGCTCGGCTCGACTGGTCGCCCGATCCGGCCCTGAACGTTCTCGATCCGCGAAAGAACTTCCGCGACCACGTGGGGGTCCACGAGCAGAAGCAAGCCGGGCTCTTCTGGGTTGGGGCGGTGGTGCTGACCGGACGCATGACCGGCGATCAACTCATCGAAGCTGGGCGGCTGGCGGAAGAGTACGGCAACGGCATTTTGCGTACGACCAACCAGCAAAACCTGATCTTTTCGGATATCCCCGAAGCGCGATTGGAAGCGTTTCTGACGGAGCTGGAGGCGGCCGGACTGTATCACCGAGTCTCGTCGATTCGGCGAGCGGCGGTGGCGTGTACCGGCAACGAATTCTGCAATTTGGCCCTGACGGAGACAAAGAATCTGCTCATCGAAATCGTGAAGCATTTGGACGAAACCGTTTCGCTGGACGAGCCTTTGCGTATCAACCTCAACGGATGTCCGAACTCGTGCGGCCAGCACCACATCGGGGACATCGGCCTGCAGGGATGCTTGGTGAAGCAGGGGACCGACAAGGTCGACGGCTACGATATTTCGCTCGGCGGCCGACTGGGACGCGACTCGAAGTTCGTTCGGCCGATTTGGCGTAAGGTCCCGGCGACACAGGTGAAGTATGCGATCGAGCATCTGATCAACGGTTATTTGGATCAGCGAGAGATCGACGAGGACTTTAGCGGGTTTGTGGATCGCAATTCGGACGACGACCTCGCCGCGCTGATGCAAGTTCCGTTTGCCGAAGGGGTCGATACACCGGTGCAGGTGGGAGTCCAGGAAGAGTGA
- a CDS encoding phosphoadenylyl-sulfate reductase: protein MSTLLEVTEIEDLNRLFEHETPEKLLAWAVERFPNRLRLACSFGAEDVALVDIVSRNGLGIVPFVLDTGRLHQETYEVMDRFRAKYGIEFETYYPDTERIQRLLSVKGPNSFYESIENRKECCGIRKVEPLRRALSGCDGWVTGLRREQAVTRTSLPKIEIDESHGGIVKLNPLADWTEAQIWEYIRQNNVPYNALHDQGFPSIGCAPCTRAIQPGEDIRAGRWWWEAPEHKECGLHSRIQRS, encoded by the coding sequence ATGAGCACCCTCCTAGAAGTCACCGAGATCGAAGACCTGAACCGGCTTTTCGAGCACGAAACGCCCGAAAAGCTTTTGGCGTGGGCGGTCGAGCGGTTCCCAAACCGTCTTCGACTGGCGTGCAGTTTTGGGGCAGAGGACGTCGCGCTGGTGGACATCGTCTCCCGAAACGGCCTCGGCATCGTGCCCTTCGTGCTGGACACCGGGCGTCTGCACCAAGAGACCTACGAGGTGATGGACCGCTTTCGGGCGAAGTACGGAATCGAGTTTGAAACCTACTATCCAGATACCGAACGGATTCAGCGCCTGCTGAGTGTGAAGGGACCGAATTCCTTCTACGAGTCCATCGAGAACCGGAAGGAGTGTTGCGGCATTCGAAAGGTCGAACCGCTTCGACGGGCTTTGAGCGGGTGCGACGGATGGGTGACGGGCCTTCGCCGCGAGCAGGCGGTGACGAGGACGTCGCTCCCCAAGATTGAAATCGATGAGAGCCACGGGGGCATTGTCAAGCTCAACCCGCTGGCAGATTGGACGGAGGCCCAGATTTGGGAATACATCCGCCAAAACAACGTGCCCTACAACGCTCTCCACGACCAAGGATTTCCCAGCATTGGCTGCGCACCCTGTACGCGAGCGATTCAGCCGGGAGAAGACATTCGAGCCGGCCGCTGGTGGTGGGAGGCTCCCGAGCACAAAGAGTGCGGTTTGCACTCAAGGATCCAACGATCATGA
- a CDS encoding serine acetyltransferase, which yields MTETAFTDRLAEAHARYPYRSDLRAWSNRFVASSLSLLFPHFAQDGVRIENRYDLLKVQLNEALRDLRETYPTVGLEIAESFLAALPNVYELLLEDAEAFYQNDPAAESLDEIILAYPGFYAVATHRIAHTLYELGVPLLPRLLGEHAHRQSGVDIHPGASIGRSFFLDHGTGVVIGETSTIGDRVKIYQGVTLGALHVYKRLAKVKRHPTIEDEVVIYAHATILGGDTRIGAGSVIGGNSWITESIPPHSVVSHRNTVRSTNDQTTYELHDFNI from the coding sequence GTGACTGAGACCGCCTTTACCGACCGACTGGCAGAAGCGCACGCCCGGTACCCATACCGGTCGGATCTTCGCGCCTGGTCCAACCGATTTGTGGCGAGTTCGCTCTCGCTCCTCTTTCCTCATTTTGCCCAGGATGGAGTTCGCATCGAGAACCGATACGACCTGCTGAAAGTGCAGTTGAACGAGGCTCTTAGGGACCTGCGCGAGACCTACCCCACCGTAGGGTTGGAGATCGCCGAGTCCTTCTTGGCGGCTCTGCCGAACGTCTACGAGCTTCTGCTGGAGGATGCCGAGGCGTTTTACCAAAACGACCCGGCGGCCGAGAGCCTGGATGAGATCATACTCGCCTACCCCGGCTTCTATGCCGTCGCCACCCACCGGATCGCGCACACCCTGTATGAGCTTGGCGTGCCGCTCCTGCCGCGGCTATTGGGCGAGCACGCCCATCGGCAAAGCGGGGTGGACATCCATCCGGGCGCATCGATTGGGCGGTCCTTCTTCCTCGACCACGGCACCGGTGTGGTGATCGGCGAGACCTCGACGATCGGCGACCGGGTGAAGATTTACCAAGGCGTGACGCTAGGGGCTCTCCACGTGTACAAACGGCTGGCGAAGGTGAAGCGCCACCCAACCATCGAGGACGAGGTGGTGATTTACGCCCACGCAACGATCTTGGGCGGCGACACCCGCATCGGCGCTGGTTCCGTCATCGGCGGCAATAGCTGGATCACGGAAAGCATTCCTCCCCACTCGGTGGTCAGCCACCGCAACACGGTGCGCAGCACCAACGACCAAACAACCTACGAACTACACGATTTCAACATCTAA
- a CDS encoding aldo/keto reductase produces MEKRKLGNSNLEVSALGLGCMGMSYGLGPAGDKDEMIAVLRAAVDLGVTFFDTAEMYGPFENEKLVGEALGPVRDQVVIATKFGFKIRDGKMAGVDSRPEHIREVAEASLQRLNIDVIDLLYQHRVDPNVPIEDVAGAVKDLIQEGKVRHFGLSEAGVQTIRRAHAVQPVTALQSEYSLWWREPEQEILPTLEELGIGFVPFSPLGKGFLTGKIDESTTFDDNDFRNVVPRFSAENRKANLGLVEVLKTIAAAKNATPAQLALAWVLAQKPWIVPIPGTTKRHRLEENIAATSVELTSEDRAQIEAALAEIEVVGERYPEQMRSLINR; encoded by the coding sequence ATGGAAAAACGAAAACTTGGAAATAGCAATCTCGAAGTCTCCGCCCTCGGGCTCGGCTGCATGGGCATGAGCTACGGCCTTGGTCCGGCGGGAGATAAGGATGAAATGATCGCGGTTCTGCGGGCCGCAGTAGATCTGGGGGTGACCTTCTTCGACACGGCCGAAATGTATGGCCCCTTTGAGAACGAAAAGCTGGTGGGAGAGGCGCTGGGTCCAGTTCGCGACCAGGTGGTGATCGCCACGAAGTTCGGCTTTAAGATCAGGGACGGCAAGATGGCGGGCGTGGACAGCCGACCGGAGCATATTCGGGAAGTGGCCGAGGCGTCGCTTCAGCGCCTGAACATCGACGTGATCGACCTCCTTTATCAGCATCGCGTGGACCCCAACGTGCCGATCGAGGACGTGGCGGGAGCGGTGAAGGACCTGATTCAGGAAGGCAAAGTCCGGCACTTCGGCCTTTCGGAGGCGGGCGTGCAGACGATTCGCCGAGCCCACGCGGTCCAGCCGGTGACGGCCCTGCAGAGCGAGTATTCGCTTTGGTGGCGCGAGCCCGAGCAGGAGATTCTGCCCACGCTGGAAGAACTCGGCATCGGCTTTGTGCCGTTCAGCCCGCTCGGCAAGGGTTTCCTGACCGGCAAGATCGACGAGAGCACGACCTTCGACGACAACGACTTCCGCAACGTGGTCCCGCGCTTCTCGGCCGAAAACCGCAAGGCGAATCTGGGATTGGTCGAGGTGCTGAAGACGATCGCCGCGGCCAAGAACGCCACTCCGGCTCAGCTCGCGCTGGCATGGGTCCTGGCCCAAAAGCCGTGGATCGTCCCGATTCCGGGCACGACCAAGCGGCACCGACTGGAGGAGAACATCGCGGCGACCTCGGTCGAACTGACAAGCGAGGACAGGGCGCAAATCGAAGCGGCGCTGGCCGAGATCGAAGTCGTCGGCGAGCGGTATCCCGAGCAGATGCGAAGCCTCATCAATCGGTGA
- the cysD gene encoding sulfate adenylyltransferase subunit CysD, with translation MTQVRQPLDAGLRALESEAIYVIREVFGQFERPILLFSGGKDSIVLAHLAARAFAPARVPFKLVHVDTGHNFEETLAFRERFAESLGCDLVVKQVQELIDAGRLVEEPGPHPSRNGLQTQTLLEAIADLKADAAMGGARRDEEKARAKERFFSFRDRFGQWDPKAQRPELWSLFNGRKHPGEHFRVFPLSNWTELDIWRYIAAREIEMPSLYFSHRRHVILRQGVLYADTPYTAALPGETVLEKEVRFRTIGDATCTGAIESRARTIEEVIVELGLTRVTERNTRGDDKRSEAAMEDRKRLGYF, from the coding sequence ATGACGCAAGTGAGACAACCGCTCGACGCCGGACTTCGCGCGTTAGAGTCGGAAGCGATCTATGTGATCCGCGAGGTTTTCGGGCAGTTTGAGCGGCCAATCCTCCTCTTTTCGGGTGGGAAGGATTCGATCGTGCTCGCACACTTGGCGGCGCGCGCCTTCGCTCCGGCCCGGGTTCCGTTCAAGCTGGTGCACGTCGATACCGGCCACAACTTCGAGGAGACTTTGGCGTTTCGCGAACGGTTTGCCGAGTCGCTCGGATGCGACCTCGTGGTGAAGCAGGTGCAGGAACTGATCGACGCTGGGCGGCTCGTGGAAGAGCCGGGGCCGCACCCCAGCCGAAACGGCCTGCAGACGCAGACCCTGCTGGAAGCGATTGCCGACCTGAAGGCCGACGCCGCGATGGGCGGCGCACGCCGAGACGAGGAAAAAGCGCGAGCCAAGGAGCGGTTCTTCTCGTTTAGAGACCGGTTTGGGCAATGGGACCCCAAGGCCCAGCGACCAGAACTTTGGAGCCTGTTCAACGGCCGAAAGCATCCGGGCGAGCACTTCCGAGTGTTCCCCCTCAGCAACTGGACCGAGCTTGACATTTGGCGATATATCGCAGCCCGCGAAATCGAAATGCCAAGCCTGTACTTTAGCCATCGTCGGCACGTGATATTGCGGCAAGGCGTGCTCTATGCGGACACGCCTTACACGGCGGCCCTGCCCGGCGAGACCGTTTTGGAGAAGGAGGTTCGGTTCCGAACCATCGGCGACGCGACCTGTACCGGGGCCATCGAGTCTCGGGCACGGACCATCGAAGAGGTGATCGTCGAGCTTGGCTTGACTCGCGTGACGGAGCGAAATACGCGGGGCGACGACAAGCGATCCGAGGCGGCGATGGAGGACCGCAAGCGACTGGGCTACTTCTGA
- a CDS encoding ABC transporter permease subunit produces the protein MKALRTALFFVFLIAAWAFVAQRQIWDSTLFPSPAKVAGTLADLGRDGTLLNATIVSLRRVCLGYAISLGIGLPLGALLAQVAWIEDTVGALVSAFQTLPSICWLPLALLWFGLNDRAILFVIVMGSLVSIAMAVKDGVRHLPPSYLRAARTMGTSPLRTYTEVLIPASQPALLTAAKLGWSYAWRALMSGELLFVSLGLGHILMMGRELADMSQVLAVMIVIMALGLGAEHLFFRPLETHVRQRWGFATS, from the coding sequence ATGAAGGCGCTCCGCACCGCCCTGTTTTTCGTCTTCCTCATCGCCGCGTGGGCGTTTGTGGCCCAGCGTCAGATCTGGGATTCGACGCTGTTTCCGTCGCCGGCCAAGGTGGCGGGAACCCTGGCGGACCTCGGTCGGGACGGCACGCTCCTGAATGCGACGATTGTGAGCCTGAGGCGGGTGTGCCTGGGCTATGCGATCTCGCTGGGGATCGGGCTGCCGTTGGGAGCCCTGCTGGCCCAGGTCGCATGGATCGAGGATACGGTGGGGGCGCTGGTCAGCGCATTTCAGACGTTGCCCAGCATCTGCTGGCTCCCTCTGGCCTTGCTTTGGTTTGGGCTGAATGACCGCGCGATCCTGTTCGTCATCGTCATGGGGTCGCTGGTTTCCATCGCGATGGCGGTCAAGGATGGCGTTCGCCATCTTCCGCCGAGTTACCTCCGGGCGGCGCGAACCATGGGCACCTCGCCCTTGCGAACCTACACCGAAGTGCTGATTCCGGCTTCCCAACCCGCCCTGCTGACGGCGGCGAAGCTGGGCTGGTCGTATGCCTGGCGCGCATTGATGAGCGGCGAACTGCTGTTCGTCAGCCTCGGCCTGGGGCACATCTTGATGATGGGGCGCGAACTGGCGGATATGAGCCAGGTGCTGGCGGTGATGATCGTCATCATGGCGCTGGGGTTGGGGGCGGAGCATCTGTTCTTCCGTCCGCTCGAGACCCATGTTCGTCAGCGTTGGGGGTTTGCCACATCATGA
- the cysK gene encoding cysteine synthase A, which produces MKSESVLNLIGNTPHLKINRLFDRDVEVWIKLERTNPGGSIKDRIALSMIEDAEERGILSPDSVLVEPTSGNTGVGLAMVAAVKGYEIILVMPESMSVERRKLMSAYGAKFELTPREKGMNGAIARAQELAATLPNAWIPSQFDNEANIAVHKRTTAEEIFADFPEGLDYVITGVGTGGHITGVAEVLKTRYPNLKVFAVEPAKSAVISGGSPSPHRLQGIGAGFIPQNLHTDILDGTIPVDEADAFGFARRAALEEGLLVGISTGASLAAVNQKLPEIPDGSRVLTFNYDTGERYLSIDDLF; this is translated from the coding sequence TTGAAAAGCGAATCAGTACTGAACCTCATCGGCAATACGCCCCACCTCAAAATCAATCGCCTCTTTGACCGCGATGTCGAGGTGTGGATCAAGCTTGAGCGTACCAACCCGGGCGGGAGCATCAAGGACCGCATCGCCCTTTCGATGATCGAGGACGCAGAAGAGCGGGGGATTTTGAGCCCCGACAGCGTCCTTGTCGAGCCGACTTCGGGCAATACCGGCGTCGGTTTGGCGATGGTCGCAGCGGTCAAGGGCTACGAAATCATCCTTGTGATGCCCGAATCGATGTCCGTCGAGCGGCGCAAGCTGATGTCGGCCTACGGAGCGAAGTTCGAGCTGACGCCGCGCGAGAAAGGCATGAACGGCGCGATCGCGCGAGCCCAAGAGCTGGCAGCAACCCTACCCAACGCCTGGATTCCCAGCCAGTTCGACAACGAGGCTAACATTGCGGTGCATAAGCGAACGACGGCGGAGGAAATCTTTGCCGACTTTCCCGAAGGGCTGGATTACGTGATCACCGGCGTGGGCACGGGCGGGCACATCACCGGTGTGGCCGAGGTCCTGAAGACCCGCTATCCGAACCTCAAGGTGTTCGCCGTCGAACCGGCGAAGTCGGCGGTGATTTCGGGCGGGTCCCCCAGTCCGCACCGCCTCCAGGGCATCGGCGCGGGGTTCATTCCGCAGAACCTTCACACCGACATCTTGGACGGAACGATTCCGGTCGACGAGGCCGACGCCTTCGGCTTTGCCCGCCGAGCGGCGCTGGAGGAAGGCTTGCTCGTTGGCATTTCAACGGGAGCATCCCTGGCCGCGGTGAACCAGAAACTGCCCGAGATTCCCGATGGCAGCCGGGTGCTGACCTTCAACTACGACACTGGCGAGCGATACCTGTCGATCGACGACCTTTTTTGA
- a CDS encoding helix-turn-helix domain-containing protein — protein sequence MKEMNELRDQTNREEFVERLARMMTADGVEEPQPGLRLARASKPTDRTFGVSRPSVCVIAQGAKEIFLGDIRYRYDAEHYMIASLEMPVTGCVIEASPDRPYLSVRLELDPALIGSVMIESGLPSPSNPGDARAVFVSRLESDLLDAMVRLVRLLDKPAEAAVLLPLVKREIAFRLLMGPQGERLRHLPMLGGHSHRIAKAVDRLRRDFDQSVSMEGLAQDLGMSTSAFHHHFKTVMSMSPLQFQKLLRLQQARQLMLGESLDAASAGYRVGYDDPSHFSRDYKRHFGDAPMRDVERLRQLAVAD from the coding sequence ATGAAGGAAATGAACGAACTCCGAGACCAGACGAACCGAGAAGAATTCGTCGAGCGGCTGGCCCGCATGATGACCGCCGACGGCGTCGAAGAACCCCAGCCGGGCCTCCGTCTTGCCCGAGCCTCCAAGCCCACCGACCGCACGTTTGGCGTCTCGCGACCGTCCGTCTGCGTCATCGCTCAAGGCGCAAAGGAGATCTTTCTGGGCGACATCCGATACCGGTACGACGCCGAGCACTACATGATCGCCTCGCTGGAGATGCCCGTCACCGGTTGCGTCATCGAAGCGTCGCCGGATCGCCCTTACCTCTCCGTCCGCCTCGAACTCGACCCGGCACTCATCGGCTCGGTGATGATCGAATCCGGGCTCCCGTCGCCCAGCAATCCCGGCGACGCGCGGGCGGTTTTTGTGAGTCGTTTGGAGTCGGATTTGCTGGATGCGATGGTCCGGCTGGTGCGCCTGCTAGATAAGCCCGCCGAAGCTGCCGTCCTTCTGCCGCTCGTCAAACGGGAGATCGCGTTTCGACTCCTGATGGGTCCGCAAGGTGAGCGTCTGCGGCACCTGCCGATGCTCGGCGGGCATTCGCACCGCATCGCCAAGGCCGTCGACCGTCTGCGCCGCGATTTCGATCAGTCCGTCAGCATGGAAGGTCTCGCCCAGGATTTGGGCATGAGCACATCGGCTTTTCACCATCATTTTAAGACGGTGATGTCGATGAGCCCCCTGCAATTCCAGAAACTGCTCCGGCTCCAGCAGGCCCGCCAGCTCATGCTCGGCGAAAGCCTTGACGCCGCCAGCGCGGGGTACCGGGTCGGCTACGACGACCCGTCGCACTTCAGCCGAGACTATAAACGCCACTTCGGCGACGCGCCGATGCGCGACGTCGAACGCCTGCGCCAACTCGCGGTCGCCGACTAG